The sequence TCATGTCACAGGTCACATCAGAGTCAAATACTGCACCTACGATGCCGGGTTTTCTATGATGATAGGAGTTCATGGCATTAAAGAGATGCGTGGCATGCGAGATACCCCAGGTAAAACTCTCCTGACTCTCTTCATAGCTTGCATCAGAATGCCCGATACTGAGGATGATATGAGGATATGCTTCTGTCAATCGCTTTACAAACTCTTCCGCACCTGCTATTTCAGGTGCCAGTGTGATCATTTTAACTTCGTTCATATAGTTCTCTATCAGTGCCATGTTCGGCGGCTGCACATAGGTTCTATCCTGCGCACCGTGTTTCTCTGCATTGATAAAAGGTCCTTCAAGATGAATGCCGAGCAGAGTTGCACCGCTGACCTTAGCCGCATGCAGTTGTATGTTTTGTAAAGCCTTGTCAATGGCTTCACTTGACATTGTCATCGTCGTAGCCAAGAAAGAGGTGGTCCCTGTTTGAAGCAGGGTTGAAGAGATCGTTTCCAGTGCATCAGGTGTGGCATCCATCACATCTGCACCACCGCTTCCGTGTATATGCAGATCAATAAACCCTGCACTGACATAAGCACCTCTGGCATCGATTATTTCGATACCTGTAAGATCGCTCTCCTCTACGATATTGACGATCTTGTGATCAAATAAAAGCACTTTATCTTCAACAATCTTGTCATCAATCAATAGCTTTGCATTGCGAATAGCTTTCATTGTGTTCTTACCTCACTCTCTTTTGTCGTTCTGTGCTCACATACCACTCCCAAGGCTCTCTTTGAGTGCCCTTTTCAGTACTTTACCCGTTGCATTTTTAGGGAGCCCTTTAATGAGATGTATCTGTTTGGGTATTTTATAATTTGCGAGCTGCTCTCTCATATATTTCTTTAAACCCTCTTGATCAAGCTTCTCTATCCCCTCTTCAAGTTCTATATACGCTACGGGAAGCTCCCCACTCTTCTCATCAGCCATACCGATCACAGCCGAGGCTCCAACCCCCTCAAAACTGTCTATGACCTCTTCTACTTCACGAGGGTAGATATTGATACCTTTTGAGATAATGAGATCTTTTTTTCTATCTACGATAAACAGAAATCCTTCCTCATCCATATATCCTACGTCACCTGTAAGCAGCCACCCGTTAATGATGGTCTCATCTGTTGCTTCAGGGCGGTGCAGGTACCCCTGCATCACATTGTCGCCTTTCACGATGATATCTCCTATCGTGCCGCGGTGTACTTCCTTTAGCTCTTGATCTACGATCTTTATCTCATACCCGTAGAGTGCTGTACCAACGGATCCTGCTTTTTGTTTTTTTAACGTGTTCATACTGACAGCAGGGCTTGCTTCGCTCAACCCATACCCTTCCAGCAATGTTGCCCGTTTAAATTTCTTTGCCATGGCATCCAGTGTTTTAGGGTGCAGGGGTGCAGCCCCTGATATAAAGGCACGTACATTGTTGAACCACATAAAATACCATGGAAGTTTCGCCTTGGCCAACGCATTATAGACATCGGGAATACCAAAAAAGAGCGTGACCCGTTTTAACAGCGTCTGTTTAAAAATATTGGAAAAAGGCTGTATCGATTTGATGATCACAATACTCATACCTACACACAAAGGAAGCATAACGGCAATGGAAAATGTAAAGGAGTGGAACATGGGAAGAAATACGATCCCTCTGTCTCTGGGTGTCACATTGATGTGCTTCATCCCGGAACTTCCGTTTGAAAAAATGTTCTTATGGCTTAGCATCGCCCCTTTGGGTTTACCGGTCGTTCCGGAAGTATAAATGATCACCGCTGTATCTTCCAAGGCGGTATCGGTATGGGCTACAGATACCCCTGTTTTTAACGCTTCATCAAAAGTGTAGTGTTGTTCTCCCGGCGCACTTTTGCCCCCTTCCCAAACAAGTAATTTACACAATTTACTTGCTTTACTGTTATTGACAACCTTCTCATGGAGTGCAGAGGCGACAAGTGTGGAAGCCCCACTGTCCTCTAAAATATACGTCAGCTCCTCTTCTTTTAAAAAGGTGTTGACAGGTACTACAATAGCCCCCAATTTTGAAGCGGCAAAGATCGTATAGATGAACTCAGGAGAGTTACGCAAAAAAAGTGCGATCCTGTCACCCTTTTTTACCCCTTTTCTCGCAAGAAAAGCAGCCAATTTATCTGCTGCTGCTAAGATGTCTTTATAGGTGATCTTCTCCTCATCTACAAACAGTGCAACTTTCTTGCCTCGCTTTTTTGCCTGAAAGGTGATCAGTTCATAAAAGTTTTTAAACCTGTAGTCCATTCTAGTACTCGTACGCTAAACCTTTTACAATTTTCCCCATCCTTTTTCTCCCTCTTTTCACTATGATATATTTATGCTTCGATCAACCCGTACAGTGCATTGATCTCCTGTGCCCAGATCGACTCATCGATCGTCTCCAGGACAAGTGGTATATCATCCATACGCGAGTCATTCATAATGAATTTAAAAGCATCCCATCCGATCTCTCCCTGACCTAGCGAGTCGTGCCTGTCAACCCTTGAACCCAACTTTGGTTTAGAATCATTGATATGCATACCCATAAGATACTCTCTTCCTACGACTTTATCAAAAGTGTTCCATGTTTCATCATAGGTTTCTCTCGTACGGATATCATATCCTGCTGTGAACATATGACAGGTATCGATGCAAACGCCTACACGGCTTTTATCTTCCACCTTATCGATGATATGTGCCAAATGTTCGAACTTATACCCAAGATTGGATCCCTGTCCTGCTGTATTTTCTATAACCAGTTTTACATTGGAATCTTTTGTCGCATCTATGGCTCTATTCAGTGACTCTGCTATCACGTCAAGACATTGCAACTCTGCCTGCATGAGTTTATCATGGTATTCCGGGTCTTTTTTAGGGATCTTTGTCAAATGAGACCCCGGGTGGAAATTAAGCCTGTCAAGCCCCAAAATACGGCAACGTTCCAACTCATCGATAAAGGCATCTCTTGATTTCTCAAGTTTTTCTGCCTCATGGTGTCCCAGATTAATGAGGTAAGAGTCATGCGGTAAAATGTGTTTAGGCAAGATACCCGAAGCCTCGAGATTTTGATGAAATGCATCTATGGTTTTTGTCTCTAAAGGTTTTGCAACCCACTGTCTTTGATTTTTCGTAAAAAGTGCAAATGCTTTGGCCCCTATAGCCATAGCATTCAATGGGGCGTTATCCACGCCACCGCTTGCACTTACATGTGCACCGACAAATTTTGTCATCTTTGTACCTTAATATTGTTTTTTCACTTGTATAAGTATAGAATTGATTGTATCACGGAAAATAATTTGCTTGTTTAAAACACTATAATCGATATTATATTTATCTGTTTTTACGATCTTCTGTGTAAACCCGTCACCCTTCTTTTCCAATCCGGTACCATGAAGCAGAGGCCTCCCTCTAAATATATTTTCCAGTATATCTTCTGGGTACATGGCACTTAAGACCTCTTTGTTGAAAGCATTTTTACTCATACATTCCAACAGACTCATGCAGATTGAGGTCTCGGATATTTCTAGAGAGATGAGTGCCTGCCCGCTGCTATAGATCTCGATCTTCATCTCTTCTTCATTCTCATAGATGAACCCCATATCAGCATATTTGAAGGTAGGTGTTTTAAATATAATGTAGGCAGAATCTTGCTGCACATACTCTTTAGAAGCACAGGCACTCAAAAGCAAACCCATGATAAAAATTGAAATGATTCTTTTAAAATTCATTTTTTTTCCTTATTTTCGACAAATTATACACTATCTTAAGAGATTTTTAAGCGCCCTATCTATATAATGCCATCCACAAGTTACAGATGGCCCCATCGTCTAGCGGTTAGGATCCATGGTTTTCATCCATGTTACCGGAGTTCGAGTCTCCGTGGGGTCACCATTTTTAGCTTGTAACCTATCAACATTATGTGGCCCCATCGTCTAGCGGTTAGGATCCATGGTTTTCATCCATGTTACCGGAGTTCGAGTCTCCGTGGGGTCACCATTCATTCACCCAATACACTGCTATTTTATACAAATCTTACTTCATCAAAATGAGATAAGCCTTAACCTATATCATAACGCTAAATCATCAACACTGTTCAAAGTTTTCTTACGGTTCGCTTCTAAGAATAGGGTTTCAAATGCCTCATCACTCACGGGTTCTGAGAAATAATATCCCTGTAAAATATCGCATTTTTGATCTACAATGAACTGGCGCTGCTCTTCATTTTCGATCCCCTCTGCAACGATCCTTAAGTTGAGGTTTTGAGCTATGGTAAAGATCGTTTGAACAAAACATTTATCTTCCTCGTCCTCAAGATGATGCAATTCAGAGATGAATGATTTGTCGATCTTGATCTCATTGATAGGTAACTGCCGGAGATAACTCAAAGAGGAGTATCCCGTTCCAAAATCATCCATCGAAAAATGAATACCGTAATCCTGAAGGATCTTCATGTTTGTAATCAGTTTTGCTATATCCTCTGCAACGGAAGTCTCTGTAATCTCAAAGACTATTTTTGCGCGTTGTTCTTTTGTAAGATACGTGTCACAAAGATGTTTCACATCGTTAATAAAATGATAATGAAAGAGTTGTCGCATGCTGACGTTAATAGATATCTGTTGTAGAGAAATACCCTTCTCTTCCCACTTTTTAAATGTAAGAAAGGCCTCTTTTAATATGTAGAATCCCAACTCTATAATGAATCCCGTTTTTTCAGAGATCGGTATAAATTCAGTCGGACTGACCTCTCCTAAGGTTTCGTTATCCCAACGTGAAAGGACTTCACAACCGATAATTTCATTCTCAGCATTATACTGTGGCTGGTAGGTCAATGATATTTCGTTCCTTTGAAGCGAGAAGTGCAATAAACGTTCTATCTCAAGTTTCCATTCGACATGTTTTGCAAGTGTGTCATTGAAGAAAATAATGCCGTTTCTTCCCCTTCCTTTAGCCTCATACATAGCGATATCCGCTTCTTTGATAAAGTTACTGGCTTCTATTTTCGGATCACTGATGATACTCACACCGATACTGGCACTGATATATAAATAATGCTCTTCTATATGGTAGCTTTCTCTGATCGATGCCAGCAACTCCTCTGCAAACTGGGATGCATGATGAAGACACTCCAGTTCCGTTGCAAATGTAGTACTGAGAATACAAAACTCATCCCCGCCAAGACGGGATACAAAGTTTTGATGCTTTTTACTAAGTGTACGCATACGGTCCGCTGCTTGACAAAGCAGCATATCCCCGATATCATGGCCCAAAGTATCGTTAATGGTCTTAAAATGATCAAGATCGATCAATAACAGATAAATATGTTTATGATCCTGTTTTTGGCTTTTCATAGCGTCATTCAGGAGTTCGATAAAGTAGCGTCTATTCCCCAGTGTCGTCAAAGCATCATGATACGCCTGGAATTGACTTTTAATAAGATAATTAAAGGTATTGTTCGCAGCATAAAGTAAAACACCGCCCAAAACGATCGTAAAAAAAGCTAGTAGATAACTGTAGAACTCACCTACCAAGATAAAATAGATGGTCAAAGGGAGCATAAGTGTGACCAAAGTAAACACAGCCAACTTTTTTTGAGAGGCTAAAATGGTCGTCGAGACAACAGTAACTCCCAATTGTGTTGCTATGGCCACATAATGTAACTCTGTATCACTGCGTGATGTGTATATCAGAAACATGATAGTCCAAACAGAAAAATAACTGAATAAAAAATATCTCAGTTGCCCAAGCCATTGCTCTTTTTGTTGCATATTAAGATCATTCTCTAAAAAGTTCTTATGCAATCGATATCCCCAAAAAGAGAGTAACAATACCAGAGAAAACCATAAGAGTTCAGGAAGAGAAGAAGAAGAGTAGAGCCATCCGATATAAAGATACCCTATACCGGTTCCTGCAAATAGTGCTATCACCACAAGTATCTGTTTGTGCATAAAATCATAAAAGTGCATATTATCAAGCATGGCATACCTTAAAATAGTTCTGTAAGCGTTGTTCTACTGATTGTGTGACCTGGCGATCTTTTCATCATTCTATACAATAGTGTATCCAAGACCCATAGCTTTCTGGCCCTGTCTCACGACAGGTGTAGCATTTTTACAA is a genomic window of Sulfurovum sp. XGS-02 containing:
- the nagA gene encoding N-acetylglucosamine-6-phosphate deacetylase; the protein is MKAIRNAKLLIDDKIVEDKVLLFDHKIVNIVEESDLTGIEIIDARGAYVSAGFIDLHIHGSGGADVMDATPDALETISSTLLQTGTTSFLATTMTMSSEAIDKALQNIQLHAAKVSGATLLGIHLEGPFINAEKHGAQDRTYVQPPNMALIENYMNEVKMITLAPEIAGAEEFVKRLTEAYPHIILSIGHSDASYEESQESFTWGISHATHLFNAMNSYHHRKPGIVGAVFDSDVTCDMIADLVHTHPSTLELVQRVKKEKLILITDAMRAGCMKCGTYDLGGRRVEVNEGKAVLDDGTLAGSVLKMNEALSNMKKHTSMDLVEIVNAATKIPAAKLGIAKGELREGYDADIVIFDENFSIISTIVNGEVKYKR
- the nfo gene encoding deoxyribonuclease IV gives rise to the protein MTKFVGAHVSASGGVDNAPLNAMAIGAKAFALFTKNQRQWVAKPLETKTIDAFHQNLEASGILPKHILPHDSYLINLGHHEAEKLEKSRDAFIDELERCRILGLDRLNFHPGSHLTKIPKKDPEYHDKLMQAELQCLDVIAESLNRAIDATKDSNVKLVIENTAGQGSNLGYKFEHLAHIIDKVEDKSRVGVCIDTCHMFTAGYDIRTRETYDETWNTFDKVVGREYLMGMHINDSKPKLGSRVDRHDSLGQGEIGWDAFKFIMNDSRMDDIPLVLETIDESIWAQEINALYGLIEA
- a CDS encoding long-chain-fatty-acid--CoA ligase → MDYRFKNFYELITFQAKKRGKKVALFVDEEKITYKDILAAADKLAAFLARKGVKKGDRIALFLRNSPEFIYTIFAASKLGAIVVPVNTFLKEEELTYILEDSGASTLVASALHEKVVNNSKASKLCKLLVWEGGKSAPGEQHYTFDEALKTGVSVAHTDTALEDTAVIIYTSGTTGKPKGAMLSHKNIFSNGSSGMKHINVTPRDRGIVFLPMFHSFTFSIAVMLPLCVGMSIVIIKSIQPFSNIFKQTLLKRVTLFFGIPDVYNALAKAKLPWYFMWFNNVRAFISGAAPLHPKTLDAMAKKFKRATLLEGYGLSEASPAVSMNTLKKQKAGSVGTALYGYEIKIVDQELKEVHRGTIGDIIVKGDNVMQGYLHRPEATDETIINGWLLTGDVGYMDEEGFLFIVDRKKDLIISKGINIYPREVEEVIDSFEGVGASAVIGMADEKSGELPVAYIELEEGIEKLDQEGLKKYMREQLANYKIPKQIHLIKGLPKNATGKVLKRALKESLGSGM
- a CDS encoding bifunctional diguanylate cyclase/phosphodiesterase — encoded protein: MLDNMHFYDFMHKQILVVIALFAGTGIGYLYIGWLYSSSSLPELLWFSLVLLLSFWGYRLHKNFLENDLNMQQKEQWLGQLRYFLFSYFSVWTIMFLIYTSRSDTELHYVAIATQLGVTVVSTTILASQKKLAVFTLVTLMLPLTIYFILVGEFYSYLLAFFTIVLGGVLLYAANNTFNYLIKSQFQAYHDALTTLGNRRYFIELLNDAMKSQKQDHKHIYLLLIDLDHFKTINDTLGHDIGDMLLCQAADRMRTLSKKHQNFVSRLGGDEFCILSTTFATELECLHHASQFAEELLASIRESYHIEEHYLYISASIGVSIISDPKIEASNFIKEADIAMYEAKGRGRNGIIFFNDTLAKHVEWKLEIERLLHFSLQRNEISLTYQPQYNAENEIIGCEVLSRWDNETLGEVSPTEFIPISEKTGFIIELGFYILKEAFLTFKKWEEKGISLQQISINVSMRQLFHYHFINDVKHLCDTYLTKEQRAKIVFEITETSVAEDIAKLITNMKILQDYGIHFSMDDFGTGYSSLSYLRQLPINEIKIDKSFISELHHLEDEEDKCFVQTIFTIAQNLNLRIVAEGIENEEQRQFIVDQKCDILQGYYFSEPVSDEAFETLFLEANRKKTLNSVDDLAL